A part of Salvelinus sp. IW2-2015 linkage group LG16, ASM291031v2, whole genome shotgun sequence genomic DNA contains:
- the LOC139028914 gene encoding mucin-7-like, producing the protein MAHSAAGLQTPSEDECPICRSTLTDPHHPDACSHAFCRPCLTRSLMWLPHCPVCRAEAQVDDIRPVRVKAGNVVVRLGQPLPGLSELSTPATRSVAGDVQSYIRLLQMGTQTEGRSMANHTPAVTTAPPLPTPRPLHRPLSSSITPPAPTNDVDLYMSMTRRPAPTLTPTAGTTAPTSQLATPPTTRSATPPTITRPATTNGLYMTMAQTPAPTVTPTGATTTPAPTTTTTIPAIPLTPTITSKPSPTPRTRALSAPGQQPLAIPQHTPSAAQRPTAMPSTSNPAPPVLAAPPSLSFTDDGDLYENLLGLQGQLVSSVVRMTFVFPFCQESGLDERDLWIHCNGKHYHDNRPVVSDISVMNFYKAVSQLLSITASQT; encoded by the exons ATGGCCCACTCTGCAGCAGGCCTACAGACCCCATCTGAGGATGAGTGTCCCATCTGTAGGAGCACCCTGACGGACCCACATCACCCTGATGCCTGTTCTCATGC gttcTGCCGCCCATGTCTGACCCGTTCTCTAATGTGGTTACCCCACTGCCCTGTGTGCAGAGCTGAGGCGCAGGTTGATGACATCAGGCctgtcagagtcaaggcagggAACGTGGTCGTCAGGTTGGGTCAACCTCTACCTGGCTTGTCGGAGCTTTCCACCCCAGCAACAAGATCTGTGGCAGGTGACGTCCAGAG CTATATCAGACTGCTGCAAATGGGCACTCAGACAGAAGGAAGGAGCATGGCCAATCACACCCCAGCTGTCACCACAGCCCCTCCCCTTCCCACTCCAAGACCCCTCCACAGaccactctcttcctccatcACTCCTCCTGCCCCAACCAATGATGTAGACCTATATATGTCTATGACTCGTAGACCCGCCCCAACACTCACCCCAACAGCTGGCACTACTGCACCTACCAGCCAACTTGCCACCCCACCTACCACCCGATCTGCCACCCCACCTACAATTACTCGTCCTGCCACAACCAATGGTTTATACATGACTATGGCTCAAACACCTGCCCCCACAGTCACTCCAACAGGTGCCACAACTACACCAGCACCTACAACCACAACTACCATCCCTGCCATCCCACTGACACCTACCATCACATCTAAACCCAGCCCCACACCCCGCACCAGGGCTCTCTCCgccccaggacaacagccctTGGCCATCCCTCAGCACACACCTTCCGCAGCGCAAAGACCCACCGCCATgccctctacctctaaccctgctCCCCCAGTACTGGctgctcctccatccctctccttcacgGATGATGG TGACTTGTATGAAAACTTGCTGGGCTTGCAAGGCCAGTTAGTGAG ttcTGTGGTGAGGATGACGTTTGTCTTTCCGTTCTGCCAGGAGAGTGGTCTGGATGAGAGGGATCTGTGGATTCACTGCAATGGCAAGCATTACCATGACAACAGGCCCGTGGTCAGTGATATATCTGTTATGAATTTCTATAAAGCTGTCAGTCAGTTGCTCTCAATCACTGCGTCTCAAACATGa
- the mep1ba gene encoding LOW QUALITY PROTEIN: meprin A subunit beta (The sequence of the model RefSeq protein was modified relative to this genomic sequence to represent the inferred CDS: inserted 4 bases in 2 codons; substituted 1 base at 1 genomic stop codon), translating into MDCSGLQYALVLETDVDEGHGHDWDIFDINKEAGLDLLEGDIVIDECDKILYNFEIYISLCVCVRACVDIHAKGVILKAFEQYRLKTCINFVPWKGEENYISVFKGTGCYSSVGNRQVGKQKLSIGRNCDRLATVEHEFLHALGFWHEQSRADRDDYVNIIWDRIEGKDHNFLIHGESVSSALNVPYDYGSVMHYSKTAFNIGSEPSIITKIPSFMDVIGQRMEFSDSDLLKLNRLYNCTTSSTFLESCSFEKEKICGMTPGPVGKAQREHRHSVAGGPNTDYTNMGQCDGKGYFMHFSTVKGNQAHLESSXFYPKRGSQCLQFYLHNSGGADDRLNVWVREYDDANPKGKLRLIQKIDITGGMRDSWELYYVTLDVKMKFRIXFEGLKGTGASTGGLSLDDINLSETTCPQHIWRIRDFTGLLETTPTGVNIYSPRFLSPSGYSFMVSVYINGRSSPGSMAIYFHLTPGPKDNSLTWPCPWHQATMGQNPDIRQRMSNHRMITTDXNKLSSDGNDFYWDNPRKVGSLVNGSNSSQFSHGPGTGTSSYLTHSMLKSRNLINGDDAIFLLGLEDVSALLEPQPLPRSAVHQSEKSAVVSPSRETTNTSKFVMAVSMSLAAVMFVVAMVSGVRQEIVE; encoded by the exons ATGGATTGTTCTGGTCTTCAGTATGCTCTGGTGCTTG AGACTGATGTGGATGAGGGACACGGACACGACTGGGACATCTTTGACATCAATAAAG AGGCAGGATTGGACCTGCTGGAGGGTGATATTGTAATAGATGAG tGTGACAAAATTCTATacaattttgaaatatatatttctctctgtgtgtgcgtgcgtgcgtgtgtagacATACATGCTAAGGGGGTGATTCTGAAGGCCTTCGAACAGTACAGACTGAAGACCTGCATCAACTTTGTGCcatggaagggagaggagaactATATATCTGTGTTCAAAGGCACCGG gtGCTACTCCTCAGTAGGTAACAGGCAGGTGGGGAAGCAGAAGTTATCTATTGGTCGTAACTGTGACCGTCTGGCAACAGTTGAGCATGAGTTTCTGCATGCTCTGGGTTTCTGGCACGAGCAGTCCAGAGCTGACCGCGATGACTATGTCAACATCATCTGGGACCGCATCGAAG GAAAAGACCATAACTTCCTGATCCACGGTGAGTCAGTGTCGAGTGCTCTGAACGTGCCCTATGACTACGGCTCTGTGATGCACTACAGTAAAACAGCCTTCAACATCGGGTCAGAGCCCTCCATCATTACTAAGATACCGAGCTTCATGGACGTGATTGGTCAACGCATGGAGTTCAGCGACAGTGACCTGCTGAAGCTCAACAGGCTCTACAACTGCA caACTTCCTCAACGTTCCTGGAGTCATGCAGCTTTGAGAAGGAGAAGATCTGTGGGATGACCCCGGGTCCTGTTGGGAAAGCTCAGCGGGAACACAGACACAGTGTGGCTGGGGGACCCAACACCGACTACACCAACATGGGCCAGTGTGATG GAAAAGGTTATTTCATGCACTTCAGTACGGTTAAGGGTAACCAGGCCCACCTGGAGTCATC CTTCTACCCCAAGAGAGGTTCCCAGTGCTTGCAGTTCTACCTCCACAACAGCGGGGGTGCTGATGATCGACTGAACGTGTGGGTGCGGGAGTATGACGACGCCAACCCCAAAGGAAAACTGAGGCTCATCCAGAAAATCGATATCACAG GTGGCATGAGAGACTCCTGGGAGCTGTACTATGTGACCCTGGATGTGAAGATGAAGTTCCGGATTTAGTTTGAAGGCTTGAAGGGCACAGGGGCATCCACCGGAGGGCTCTCATTGGATGACATCAACCTATCAGAGACAACCTGCCCGCAGCACATCTGGCGCATCCGTGACTTCACCGGTCTCTTAGAAACCACACCGACAGGTGTGAACATCTACAGCCCACGCTTCCTGTCCCCCAGTGGCTACTCCTTCATG GTGAGCGTGTACATCAACGGCCGCAGCAGCCCAGGTAGCATGGCCATCTACTTCCACCTAACCCCAGGCCCTAAAGACAACTCCCTCACCTGGCCCTGTCCATGGCATCAGGCCACGATGGGCCAGAACCCGGACATCAGACAGAGAATGTCCAACCACCGCATGATCACCACCGA CAACAAGCTATCCTCAGATG GCAATGATTTCTACTGGGACAACCCCCGTAAGGTGGGCAGTCTGGTGAACGGTTCCAACAGCAGCCAGTTCTCCCACGGGCCCGGTACTGGAACCAGCAGCTACCTCACCCACAGCATGCTGAAGAGCAGGAACTTAATCAATGGAGACGACGCCATCTTCCTCCTCGGTCTAGAGG ATGTGTCTGCACTGCTGGAGCCCCAGCCCCTTCCTCGTTCTGCTGTTCATCAGTCTGAGAAGAGTGCCGTAG